A window of the Henckelia pumila isolate YLH828 chromosome 3, ASM3356847v2, whole genome shotgun sequence genome harbors these coding sequences:
- the LOC140892287 gene encoding enolase, which translates to MATIKFVKARQIFDSRGNPTVEVDIHLSNGTYSRAAVPSGASTGIYEALELRDGGSDYLGKGVSKAVNNVNSIIGPALVGKDPTDQTGIDNFMVQQLDGTQNEWGWCKQKLGANAILAVSLAVCKAGADVLKIPLYKHIANLAGNKKLVLPVPAFNVINGGSHAGNKLAMQEFMILPVGAASFKEAMKMGVEVYHHLKSVIKKKYGQDATNVGDEGGFAPNIQENEEGLELLKTAIAKAGYTDKVVIGMDVAASEFYGSDQTYDLNFKEEGNDGSQKISGDQLKDLYKSFVAKYPIVSIEDPFDQDDWETYAKLTGEIGAQVQIVGDDLLVTNPKRVEKAIKEKTCNALLLKVNQIGSVTESIEAVKMSKHAGWGVMASHRSGETEDTFIADLSVGLATGQIKTGAPCRSERLAKYNQLLRIEEELGSEAVYAGASFRAPVEPY; encoded by the exons ATGGCCACCATCAAGTTCGTTAAGGCCCGTCAGATCTTCGACAGCCGTGGTAATCCTACGGTCGAG GTTGATATTCATCTATCGAATGGAACTTATTCTAGAGCAGCTGTCCCCAGTGGTGCATCCACTG GAATTTATGAGGCTCTTGAACTGAGAGATGGAGGTTCTGATTACCTTGGAAAGGGTGTCTCCAAG GCTGTTAACAATGTCAATTCAATAATTGGCCCAGCCCTAGTTGGCAAG GATCCAACTGATCAGACTGGCATTGATAATTTCATGGTTCAACAACTCGATGGAACTCAAAATGAATGGGGTTGGTGCAAGCAGAAG CTTGGAGCAAACGCCATTCTGGCTGTGTCTCTTGCTGTGTGCAAAGCTGGAGCTGATGTCCTCAAGATCCCCCTGTATAAG CACATTGCCAACTTGGCTGGCAACAAGAAGCTGGTGTTGCCTGTTCCTGCATTCAATGTCATCAATGGTGGATCACATGCCGGAAACAAACTTGCCATGCAG GAATTCATGATTCTTCCTGTTGGAGCTGCATCATTCAAGGAGGCCATGAAGATGGGAGTGGAAGTATATCATCACTTGAAA TCTGTTATTAAGAAGAAATACGGCCAAGATGCCACCAATGTTGGTGATGAGGGTGGCTTTGCTCCAAACATTCAG GAAAACGAGGAAGGTCTCGAACTTTTGAAGACAGCTATTGCTAAAGCTGGTTACACAGATAAA GTTGTTATTGGGATGGATGTTGCGGCATCTGAATTTTATGGATCAGATCAGACTTATGATCTGAACTTCAAAGAAGAG GGCAACGATGGTTCACAGAAGATCTCGGGTGACCAACTCAAAGACTTATATAAGTCATTTGTAGCCAAATACCCAATTGTATCAATTGAGGATCCATTTGACCAGGATGACTGGGAGACCTATGCAAAACTTACCGGAGAAATTGGTGCTCAAGTACAGATTGTGGGAGATGATCTCCTCGTCACCAATCCTaag AGAGTGGAGAAGGCTATCAAGGAGAAGACATGCAATGCTCTTCTTCTCAAG GTTAATCAAATTGGATCGGTGACTGAAAGTATTGAAGCTGTAAAAATGTCCAAGCACGCTGGTTGGGGTGTGATGGCCAGTCATCGCAG TGGAGAAACAGAGGACACTTTCATTGCTGATCTCTCTGTTGGTTTGGCTACG GGCCAAATCAAGACTGGAGCCCCATGCAGATCAGAACGGCTTGCGAAGTACAACCAG CTGTTGAGAATTGAAGAGGAACTTGGCTCAGAAGCAGTATATGCCGGAGCTAGCTTTCGTGCACCCGTTGAGCCGTACTAG
- the LOC140890819 gene encoding histone deacetylase HDT1-like, which yields MEFWSAEVKSGETFKVVPGDGMVLHLSQASLGEMKKEKGNESVCLFVSVEGKKLVLGTLFSDKLPQQQFDLVFDNNFELSHNWKSGSVYFFGYKATNPLDEDELPGGVLDESSDSEEDIPNTLATNGKPLSKAKPEKPAETGKAVAAKGKDSNSGKQKVQIVEPPKGVKPQDDDDDSSGDDGMMSEEDESEEEDDEDDSGDESDESDEETPKKVEPSKKRAAESKTPVSDKRAKVTPQKTDEKKGGVHVATPYPKQANKTPANKPNQQTPKGAGSSSHSCKTCNRTFGSDKALESHSKAKHGA from the exons ATGGAGTTTTGGA GTGCTGAGGTGAAAAGTGGAGAGACTTTCAAGGTTGTGCCTGGTGATGGCATGGTTTTGCATCTTTCTCAG GCTTCTCTGGGTGAGATGAAAAAGGAGAAAGGAAATGAGTCAGTGTGCTTGTTTGTGAGTGTCGAGGGGAAGAAACTCGTTCTTGGAACACTTTTCAGTGACAAGTTACCTCAACAACAGTTCGACTTGGTATTTGACAACAATTTCGAGCTATCGCACAACTGGAAAAGTGGAAGTGTCTATTTCTTTGGTTACAAGGCTACTAACCCTTTAGATGAGGA TGAGTTGCCAGGGGGAGTGTTAG ATGAATCATCTGACTCCGAGGAAGATATCCCAAACACTCTTGCAACTAATg GGAAACCTTTGTCGAAAGCTAAGCCAGAGAAACCAGCAGAAACTGGTAAAGCTGTTGCTGCCAAAGGTAAGGATTCCAACTCGGGAAAGCAGAAGGTGCAAATTGTTGAGCCACCCAAAGGTGTCAAACcccaagatgatgatgatgacagtAGTGGTGATGATGGTATGATGTCTGAGGAAGATGAATCTGAG GAAGAGGACGACGAAGATGACTCTGGTGATGAATCTGATGAGAGTGATGAAGAAACACCGAAGAAG GTTGAACCAAGCAAGAAACGTGCTGCAGAATCCAAGACCCCTGTTTCTGATAAAAGGGCAAAAGTGACTCCACAGAAAACTG ATGAGAAGAAAGGTGGTGTTCATGTAGCCACTCCTTACCCAAAGCAGGCTAATAAGACTCCTGCCAACAAGCCAAATCAGCAGACACCTAAAGGCGCTGGAAGTAGCTCACATTCCTGCAAGACCTGCAACAG GACATTTGGTTCGGATAAAGCTTTGGAATCACACTCGAAGGCCAAGCACGGTGCCtag